From one Montipora capricornis isolate CH-2021 chromosome 10, ASM3666992v2, whole genome shotgun sequence genomic stretch:
- the LOC138021572 gene encoding uncharacterized protein isoform X1 gives MTKGDLCNGHCTRSTVRRNKKYMRHYYEYTLRLFNDGRPDDYLNELFLSAAKNGDYERVQNFLARTSRNTSVNVDAKDKNGFTAIMHAAVNEHSKVVSLLLSYGADITLSNDRCQTVLDFAPDSMRPLLLGSVARQGYSSRHLLQAAWQGNLELVKKLLTSKSKSGILDVNCKNADGLTPLLLVTRDINLFEKIEKAVLEDGYHPAEVVRELLQHKADCGAEDSEGKRPLHFAAHGKGSHARDVLDALIEKAASNIDVPDRFSNSPLHFATKQDNQPILLALIRGGANVNARGHIGKTPLHIAASHGYVEASGTLLKHGADVTITDDNGQSPVDVAKGRRVQIVLKDAWAEQTKHYVHKKILSAPCNRPIEQESAVTNTSMTKPNASEDSSISRIRTTMQGSEKILKKRQSQSSLDEESSSDKRTSTAPTKTTSETGMPRILTTAKASLTSDLRNTFNLTSQERYGQKHFGVKDTKAVVFPSLTVLNIELRDVRNLRDGKQEPQVKRSPSHLNLPSQYRLHHRFSSPVLTYHRKISPPLTPDKDARLRSSSTSQVPSNKTALPSRVPPLAVNRVITPELRSVPTPEVLQDRIPLASTVVDLDLLRQKGLPSEMLSPLSPVFLSEVREDTPSPSPPSPRGESRCSDTNQKEEKADTVQEQSIDKTDMTATFTSKSHSTFWIPADDDTETDEKSKDTNRTELSSNGTSFYIDLKNLEALASGSCSLCKKPLPEGNPAGKRGSAESSPEKALCKSCQPRRRSNEGVFWIPFNDKKNIVSMLQSQSKVESEPDKTETIEREKSRDKILEQDKLQKVNIQGEDRPSCVIADAESGNKTVILANDASALTSLSPFPVASFPSNMTGFDVSCVCDNKTGLCSCTISRKDLSPSSPTTVNDTSLSKSPKSIDNSVGTSCCSKTVGVVKTVGEPSSRTEHTLIARPDISYDASAITDSASRAPRATKDTGLILNSFSDTGGCNFSAQENEGVRVNAYNGESGECSEKENFPGCEPHQSALFSPAPQPSNKSCDGLTSHLSPPKRAWSTPTPRTEETGSGGIRIVNPFPSPEPPEDKSAVHPPIGSVGDLKSGNKKGTAGKKGKKGGTKSAGNGKSTKARTKAKDKEQNGKCPRKKKTKEKKNLGMKMITVQQREAGEDLELRTISQGGLEMPEDVPVPPTLTGDSLSAIRAFNTRILKGKMPILSPIPESPRSKASTPREAYDSETVEDYVKIQDSNVSGNTKLEDTQGGVDNSAGVMIEGGLDVVDGRLFDKLKALGSCLPGFSRKDSDTRSDTESNEALDEYPQRDSVGDPPRANTVDIVDECGCPRNVQDEADDAMEELVQRELSLREKGVSLSGQKETGHASSSMQTREQSLEHVQDSRDFTPKSMELDIESDHGSLDSRPSSEMSSHYSDTDSSYNSCGSDSPRPFSSASSLNSSDTYISSPRDSSRAVTPTPGRDTCSENSVEMDYYERMAREKSAVSSSGSEGSSTLAHSLLSSGSLGNISQGPMGSFSSVTSDNLVRSRLSASSRSPCSTSCEEEIAWRKGNLLGKGAFGTVWCGLTNKGELIAVKQVELNHSNWDEAEEQYEKLQEEVYLLKSLKHPNIVKFIGTCLEGGVVNIFMEFVPGGSIASILARFGCLDEPVFRRYTKQLLSGVSYLHGNNVIHRDIKGGNILIMSSGVLKLIDFGCAKRLYMNLSMSRSNILRSMKGTPYWMAPEVIRETGHGRKSDIWSVGCTVFEMATGKPPWSDMPPMAAIFAIGSGTLAVPKLSEDFSESARDFVNKCLTRDPGMRPSADELLQHNFIGDLQ, from the exons ATGACGAAAGGTGACTTGTGCAACGGGCATTGCACGCGGTCCACCGTGCGAAGGAATAAGAAGTACATGCGACATTATTACGAATACACTTTGCGGCTATTCAATGATGGAAG GCCAGATGATTACTTAAATGAACTATTTTTGAGCGCCGCAAAG AATGGCGATTATGAGCGGGTGCAGAATTTCCTTGCCCGGACATCGAGAAATACG TCTGTTAACGTGGATGCAAAAGATAAGAATGGGTTCACTGCGATCATGCATGCAGCAGTCAATGAACACAGCAAG gtGGTATCATTGTTGTTAAGCTATGGAGCAGACATAACTTTGTCGAATGACAGGTGTCAGACAGTTTTGGATTTTGCTCCAGATTCAATGAGACCATTACTCCTTG GTTCTGTTGCAAGGCAAG GGTATTCATCTCGACATTTGCTCCAAGCTGCTTGGCAAGGGAATCTAGAGCTGGTGAAGAAGTTGCTG ACTTCCAAATCCAAGTCAGGAATTCTGGATGTTAACTGTAAGAATGCTGATGGCTTAACTCCTCTGCTTCTAGTAACCAGGGATATAAACCTCTTCGAGAAAA TTGAAAAAGCTGTACTAGAGGATGGCTATCACCCAGCAGAAGTTGTTAGGGAACTGCTTCAGCATAAAGC TGACTGTGGAGCCGAAGACAGTGAAGGCAAGAGACCCCTTCACTTTGCTGCTCATGGCAAAGGTAGCCATGCTAGGGATGTGCTTGATGCATTGATAGAGAAGGCAGCAAGTAACATTG ATGTACCAGACAGATTCAGTAATTCTCCCTTGCACTTTGCGACCAAACAGGACAATCAACCAATTCTGCTTGCTCTTATAAGGGGCGGAGCCAATGTCAATGCCAGGGGGCACATTGGGAAAACTCCTCTCCATATTGCC GCTTCTCATGGATATGTGGAAGCTTCTGGTACCCTTCTAAAACATGGCGCTGATGTTACCATAACAGATGACAATG GTCAGTCTCCTGTTGATGTGGCAAAGGGAAGAAGAGTTCAAATTGTGCTTAAAG ATGCTTGGGCAGAACAGACTAAACATTATGTACATAAGAAGATCCTTTCAG CTCCTTGCAATCGCCCTATTGAACAAGAATCAGCTGTGACAAATACTAGCATGACAAAACCAAACGCATCCGAG GATTCAAGTATTTCACGGATCAGGACTACCATGCAAGGATCAGAAA AAATTCTAAAGAAACGACAGTCTCAAAGTTCCTTGGACGAAGAGTCTTCGTCAGATAAAAG AACTAGCACTGCACCAACGAAAACCACGTCAGAAACTGGTATGCCAAGGATTCTCACAACCGCTAAAGCCAGTTTGACAAGTGATCTCAGAAATACCTTTAATTTGACCAGCCAAGAACGTTATGGACAAAAACACTTTG GAGTAAAAGACACGAAGGCTGTTGTTTTTCCGAGTTTGACTGTACTCAATATCGAGTTGAGAGATGTCAG aaatttgcGTGACGGCAAACAAGAACCACAGGTAAAAAGGAGTCCTTCCCATCTGAATCTACCGTCCCAGTATCGCCTTCATCATCGATTCTCAAGCCCAGTCCTCACGTACCATCGAAAGATATCCCCGCCACTAACACCAGACAAAGACGCGCGTCTGAGGTCATCTTCCACAAGTCAGGTCCCAAGCAACAAAACAGCCTTGCCGTCGCGTGTACCTCCGTTAGCTGTCAACAGGGTCATCACTCCAGAGCTAAGGTCTGTCCCAACCCCGGAAGTTCTCCAAGATAGGATACCTTTGGCATCAACTGTGGTGGATTTAG ACCTGCTAAGACAGAAAGGTCTTCCGAGTGAAATGCTATCCCCTCTGTCCCCAGTGTTCCTATCAGAAGTAAGAGAAGACACGCCTTCGCCTTCCCCACCGTCCCCCCGTGGAGAGTCGCGTTGCTCGGATACCAACCAGAAGGAAGAGAAAGCGGACACTGTCCAGGAACAGTCTATTGACAAAACCGACATGACAGCAACGTTTACATCTAAATCCCATTCCACGTTTTGGATTCCCGCTGATGATGACACAGAAACGGATGAGAAGTCTAAAGATACAAATAGAACAGAGTTATCTTCAAACGGGACGTCATTTTACATTGATCTAAAAAATTTGGAGGCTTTGGCCTCTGGCAGTTGCTCGTTGTGCAAGAAACCTCTTCCTGAGGGTAATCCCGCGGGAAAGAGGGGCTCTGCTGAATCCAGTCCCGAGAAAGCGCTTTGTAAGTCTTGTCAACCTCGTCGAAGATCAAATGAAGGTGTTTTTTGGATTCCGTTCAATGATAAGAAAAATATAGTTTCTATGTTACAAAGTCAAAGCAAAGTGGAAAGTGAACCTGACAAAACGGAAACAATCGAAAGAGAGAAATCACGTGACAAAATCCTCGAGCAAGATAAACTCCAAAAAGTTAATATTCAAGGGGAGGATCGACCATCTTGTGTAATTGCTGATGCGGAGAGTGGAAATAAAACTGTGATATTAGCGAATGATGCGAGTGCTCTCACTTCGCTGTCACCTTTCCCTGTCGCGTCGTTTCCTTCAAACATGACGGGTTTTGATGTGTCCTGTGTATGCGACAACAAAACTGGATTGTGTTCTTGTACCATTTCAAGAAAAGATCTAAGTCCTTCGTCTCCGACAACTGTTAATGACACGAGCCTTTCGAAGAGTCCAAAGTCTATTGATAACTCGGTTGGGACCAGCTGCTGCTCTAAAACTGTGGGTGTCGTCAAGACTGTTGGAGAGCCAAGCTCGAGGACAGAGCACACTCTTATTGCGAGGCCAGATATAAGCTATGATGCCTCAGCGATCACTGACTCGGCTTCTAGAGCGCCAAGGGCAACCAAAGACACTGGATTAATATTGAATTCGTTCTCTGATACAGGTGGTTGTAATTTCTCTGCTCAAGAGAATGAAGGTGTGCGTGTGAATGCCTACAATGGAGAATCCGGAGAATgtagtgaaaaagaaaattttcctGGTTGCGAGCCTCATCAAAGTGCATTATTTTCACCCGCGCCGCAGCCCTCGAATAAAAGTTGTGATGGTTTAACTTCACATCTAAGTCCTCCAAAGCGAGCGTGGTCCACTCCCACACCAAGGACCGAAGAGACTGGTTCTGGTGGCATCAGGATCGTAAACCCGTTTCCTTCTCCCGAGCCGCCCGAAGATAAATCTGCCGTGCACCCGCCAATCGGTTCCGTGGGCGATCTTAAGTCTGGAAATAAGAAAGGGACTGccggaaagaaaggaaagaaaggaggAACAAAATCTGCAGGAAACGGGAAAAGTACGAAAGCGAGGACGAAAGCCAAGGATAAGGAACAGAACGGAAAATGCCCCAGAAAGAAGAAAACTAAAGAGAAGAAGAATTTGGGTATGAAAATGATCACTGTGCAACAAAGAGAGGCCGGGGAAGACTTGGAGCTTAGGACAATATCCCAGGGAGGATTGGAGATGCCGGAGGATGTCCCGGTCCCCCCTACGTTAACTGGGGACAGTCTTTCCGCGATCCGGGCATTTAATACACGGATTCTTAAGGGGAAAATGCCCATCTTAAGCCCTATACCGGAATCCCCTCGGAGCAAGGCAAGTACCCCTCGTGAAGCATATGATTCGGAGACTGTAGAGGATTATGTCAAAATTCAAGACAGCAATGTCAGTGGAAACACTAAATTGGAAGACACGCAGGGAGGTGTTGACAATTCCGCGGGTGTAATGATCGAGGGGGGCCTTGATGTTGTGGACGGTAGACTATTTGATAAGCTAAAGGCGCTTGGATCTTGCCTTCCTGGCTTCTCTCGTAAAGATTCCGATACTCGGTCAGATACAGAAAGTAATGAGGCACTCGATGAATACCCCCAGAGGGACTCAGTGGGGGATCCGCCAAGGGCAAATACGGTAGATATTGTTGATGAATGCGGGTGTCCACGCAATGTACAAGATGAAGCTGATGACGCCATGGAGGAGTTGGTACAGAGGGAGCTCAGTTTACGGGAAAAGGGTGTTTCACTTTCTGGTCAAAAGGAAACAGGTCACGCGAGCTCTAGCATGCAAACCAGGGAACAGTCGCTTGAACATGTCCAAGATTCCAGAGACTTCACGCCTAAATCAATGGAATTAGACATCGAAAGCGATCACGGTTCGTTGGATTCTAGGCCATCTTCAGAAATGAGCTCGCATTATTCGGATACCGATTCCTCGTACAACAGTTGTGGATCGGATTCGCCTCGCCCTTTTTCCTCGGCTTCCTCACTCAATAGCAGTGACACATACATATCGTCACCACGTGACTCGTCACGCGCAGTGACACCCACTCCAGGAAGGGACACGTGCTCGGAAAACTCAGTGGAAATGGACTATTACGAGCGCATGGCCAGAGAAAAGTCCGCAGTCAGCAGCAGTGGTAGCGAAGGCTCATCAACTCTGGCTCACTCTCTTTTGTCCAGTGGTAGTTTGGGGAATATTTCCCAAGGACCCATGGGTAGTTTTTCCAGCGTGACGTCAGACAACTTGGTGCGGAGTCGACTCAGTGCCTCGTCTAGGAGTCCGTGTTCCACCAGCTGCGAAGAGGAGATTGCTTGGAGAAAAGGAAACTTGCTCGGAAAGGGGGCGTTTGGAACG GTTTGGTGTGGACTTACGAATAAAGGAGAGTTGATTGCAGTGAAGCAAGTGGAACTGAACCACAGCAACTGGGATGAAGCGGAGGAG CAATACGAAAAACTCCAAGAGGAGGTGTACTTGCTTAAATCTTTGAAGCACCCAAACATCGTCAA ATTCATTGGGACTTGTTTGGAGGGTGGTGTGGTGAATATATTCATGGAGTTCGTACCTGGTGGTTCCATCGCCTCCATACTTGCACG ATTTGGATGTCTTGATGAACCCGTGTTTAGAAGATATACCAAGCAACTGTTATCCGGGGTATCATATCTCCATGGCAACAACGTCATTCACAG AGATATCAAAGGTGGCAATATTCTTATCATGTCAAGTGGAGTTCTTAAGCTCATTGACTTCGGTTGCGCCAAACGCTTGTACATG aaTCTCAGTATGAGCAGGAGTAACATTCTTCGTTCCATGAAGGGCACACCTTACTGGATGGCACCGGAAGTTATCCGAGAGACTGGGCACGGCCGGAAGTCTGATATATG
- the LOC138021572 gene encoding uncharacterized protein isoform X2 has product MPHYMLHKPVPLKMPDDYLNELFLSAAKNGDYERVQNFLARTSRNTSVNVDAKDKNGFTAIMHAAVNEHSKVVSLLLSYGADITLSNDRCQTVLDFAPDSMRPLLLGSVARQGYSSRHLLQAAWQGNLELVKKLLTSKSKSGILDVNCKNADGLTPLLLVTRDINLFEKIEKAVLEDGYHPAEVVRELLQHKADCGAEDSEGKRPLHFAAHGKGSHARDVLDALIEKAASNIDVPDRFSNSPLHFATKQDNQPILLALIRGGANVNARGHIGKTPLHIAASHGYVEASGTLLKHGADVTITDDNGQSPVDVAKGRRVQIVLKDAWAEQTKHYVHKKILSAPCNRPIEQESAVTNTSMTKPNASEDSSISRIRTTMQGSEKILKKRQSQSSLDEESSSDKRTSTAPTKTTSETGMPRILTTAKASLTSDLRNTFNLTSQERYGQKHFGVKDTKAVVFPSLTVLNIELRDVRNLRDGKQEPQVKRSPSHLNLPSQYRLHHRFSSPVLTYHRKISPPLTPDKDARLRSSSTSQVPSNKTALPSRVPPLAVNRVITPELRSVPTPEVLQDRIPLASTVVDLDLLRQKGLPSEMLSPLSPVFLSEVREDTPSPSPPSPRGESRCSDTNQKEEKADTVQEQSIDKTDMTATFTSKSHSTFWIPADDDTETDEKSKDTNRTELSSNGTSFYIDLKNLEALASGSCSLCKKPLPEGNPAGKRGSAESSPEKALCKSCQPRRRSNEGVFWIPFNDKKNIVSMLQSQSKVESEPDKTETIEREKSRDKILEQDKLQKVNIQGEDRPSCVIADAESGNKTVILANDASALTSLSPFPVASFPSNMTGFDVSCVCDNKTGLCSCTISRKDLSPSSPTTVNDTSLSKSPKSIDNSVGTSCCSKTVGVVKTVGEPSSRTEHTLIARPDISYDASAITDSASRAPRATKDTGLILNSFSDTGGCNFSAQENEGVRVNAYNGESGECSEKENFPGCEPHQSALFSPAPQPSNKSCDGLTSHLSPPKRAWSTPTPRTEETGSGGIRIVNPFPSPEPPEDKSAVHPPIGSVGDLKSGNKKGTAGKKGKKGGTKSAGNGKSTKARTKAKDKEQNGKCPRKKKTKEKKNLGMKMITVQQREAGEDLELRTISQGGLEMPEDVPVPPTLTGDSLSAIRAFNTRILKGKMPILSPIPESPRSKASTPREAYDSETVEDYVKIQDSNVSGNTKLEDTQGGVDNSAGVMIEGGLDVVDGRLFDKLKALGSCLPGFSRKDSDTRSDTESNEALDEYPQRDSVGDPPRANTVDIVDECGCPRNVQDEADDAMEELVQRELSLREKGVSLSGQKETGHASSSMQTREQSLEHVQDSRDFTPKSMELDIESDHGSLDSRPSSEMSSHYSDTDSSYNSCGSDSPRPFSSASSLNSSDTYISSPRDSSRAVTPTPGRDTCSENSVEMDYYERMAREKSAVSSSGSEGSSTLAHSLLSSGSLGNISQGPMGSFSSVTSDNLVRSRLSASSRSPCSTSCEEEIAWRKGNLLGKGAFGTVWCGLTNKGELIAVKQVELNHSNWDEAEEQYEKLQEEVYLLKSLKHPNIVKFIGTCLEGGVVNIFMEFVPGGSIASILARFGCLDEPVFRRYTKQLLSGVSYLHGNNVIHRDIKGGNILIMSSGVLKLIDFGCAKRLYMNLSMSRSNILRSMKGTPYWMAPEVIRETGHGRKSDIWSVGCTVFEMATGKPPWSDMPPMAAIFAIGSGTLAVPKLSEDFSESARDFVNKCLTRDPGMRPSADELLQHNFIGDLQ; this is encoded by the exons ATGCCGCACTATATGCTGCACAAGCCAGTGCCATTGAAAAT GCCAGATGATTACTTAAATGAACTATTTTTGAGCGCCGCAAAG AATGGCGATTATGAGCGGGTGCAGAATTTCCTTGCCCGGACATCGAGAAATACG TCTGTTAACGTGGATGCAAAAGATAAGAATGGGTTCACTGCGATCATGCATGCAGCAGTCAATGAACACAGCAAG gtGGTATCATTGTTGTTAAGCTATGGAGCAGACATAACTTTGTCGAATGACAGGTGTCAGACAGTTTTGGATTTTGCTCCAGATTCAATGAGACCATTACTCCTTG GTTCTGTTGCAAGGCAAG GGTATTCATCTCGACATTTGCTCCAAGCTGCTTGGCAAGGGAATCTAGAGCTGGTGAAGAAGTTGCTG ACTTCCAAATCCAAGTCAGGAATTCTGGATGTTAACTGTAAGAATGCTGATGGCTTAACTCCTCTGCTTCTAGTAACCAGGGATATAAACCTCTTCGAGAAAA TTGAAAAAGCTGTACTAGAGGATGGCTATCACCCAGCAGAAGTTGTTAGGGAACTGCTTCAGCATAAAGC TGACTGTGGAGCCGAAGACAGTGAAGGCAAGAGACCCCTTCACTTTGCTGCTCATGGCAAAGGTAGCCATGCTAGGGATGTGCTTGATGCATTGATAGAGAAGGCAGCAAGTAACATTG ATGTACCAGACAGATTCAGTAATTCTCCCTTGCACTTTGCGACCAAACAGGACAATCAACCAATTCTGCTTGCTCTTATAAGGGGCGGAGCCAATGTCAATGCCAGGGGGCACATTGGGAAAACTCCTCTCCATATTGCC GCTTCTCATGGATATGTGGAAGCTTCTGGTACCCTTCTAAAACATGGCGCTGATGTTACCATAACAGATGACAATG GTCAGTCTCCTGTTGATGTGGCAAAGGGAAGAAGAGTTCAAATTGTGCTTAAAG ATGCTTGGGCAGAACAGACTAAACATTATGTACATAAGAAGATCCTTTCAG CTCCTTGCAATCGCCCTATTGAACAAGAATCAGCTGTGACAAATACTAGCATGACAAAACCAAACGCATCCGAG GATTCAAGTATTTCACGGATCAGGACTACCATGCAAGGATCAGAAA AAATTCTAAAGAAACGACAGTCTCAAAGTTCCTTGGACGAAGAGTCTTCGTCAGATAAAAG AACTAGCACTGCACCAACGAAAACCACGTCAGAAACTGGTATGCCAAGGATTCTCACAACCGCTAAAGCCAGTTTGACAAGTGATCTCAGAAATACCTTTAATTTGACCAGCCAAGAACGTTATGGACAAAAACACTTTG GAGTAAAAGACACGAAGGCTGTTGTTTTTCCGAGTTTGACTGTACTCAATATCGAGTTGAGAGATGTCAG aaatttgcGTGACGGCAAACAAGAACCACAGGTAAAAAGGAGTCCTTCCCATCTGAATCTACCGTCCCAGTATCGCCTTCATCATCGATTCTCAAGCCCAGTCCTCACGTACCATCGAAAGATATCCCCGCCACTAACACCAGACAAAGACGCGCGTCTGAGGTCATCTTCCACAAGTCAGGTCCCAAGCAACAAAACAGCCTTGCCGTCGCGTGTACCTCCGTTAGCTGTCAACAGGGTCATCACTCCAGAGCTAAGGTCTGTCCCAACCCCGGAAGTTCTCCAAGATAGGATACCTTTGGCATCAACTGTGGTGGATTTAG ACCTGCTAAGACAGAAAGGTCTTCCGAGTGAAATGCTATCCCCTCTGTCCCCAGTGTTCCTATCAGAAGTAAGAGAAGACACGCCTTCGCCTTCCCCACCGTCCCCCCGTGGAGAGTCGCGTTGCTCGGATACCAACCAGAAGGAAGAGAAAGCGGACACTGTCCAGGAACAGTCTATTGACAAAACCGACATGACAGCAACGTTTACATCTAAATCCCATTCCACGTTTTGGATTCCCGCTGATGATGACACAGAAACGGATGAGAAGTCTAAAGATACAAATAGAACAGAGTTATCTTCAAACGGGACGTCATTTTACATTGATCTAAAAAATTTGGAGGCTTTGGCCTCTGGCAGTTGCTCGTTGTGCAAGAAACCTCTTCCTGAGGGTAATCCCGCGGGAAAGAGGGGCTCTGCTGAATCCAGTCCCGAGAAAGCGCTTTGTAAGTCTTGTCAACCTCGTCGAAGATCAAATGAAGGTGTTTTTTGGATTCCGTTCAATGATAAGAAAAATATAGTTTCTATGTTACAAAGTCAAAGCAAAGTGGAAAGTGAACCTGACAAAACGGAAACAATCGAAAGAGAGAAATCACGTGACAAAATCCTCGAGCAAGATAAACTCCAAAAAGTTAATATTCAAGGGGAGGATCGACCATCTTGTGTAATTGCTGATGCGGAGAGTGGAAATAAAACTGTGATATTAGCGAATGATGCGAGTGCTCTCACTTCGCTGTCACCTTTCCCTGTCGCGTCGTTTCCTTCAAACATGACGGGTTTTGATGTGTCCTGTGTATGCGACAACAAAACTGGATTGTGTTCTTGTACCATTTCAAGAAAAGATCTAAGTCCTTCGTCTCCGACAACTGTTAATGACACGAGCCTTTCGAAGAGTCCAAAGTCTATTGATAACTCGGTTGGGACCAGCTGCTGCTCTAAAACTGTGGGTGTCGTCAAGACTGTTGGAGAGCCAAGCTCGAGGACAGAGCACACTCTTATTGCGAGGCCAGATATAAGCTATGATGCCTCAGCGATCACTGACTCGGCTTCTAGAGCGCCAAGGGCAACCAAAGACACTGGATTAATATTGAATTCGTTCTCTGATACAGGTGGTTGTAATTTCTCTGCTCAAGAGAATGAAGGTGTGCGTGTGAATGCCTACAATGGAGAATCCGGAGAATgtagtgaaaaagaaaattttcctGGTTGCGAGCCTCATCAAAGTGCATTATTTTCACCCGCGCCGCAGCCCTCGAATAAAAGTTGTGATGGTTTAACTTCACATCTAAGTCCTCCAAAGCGAGCGTGGTCCACTCCCACACCAAGGACCGAAGAGACTGGTTCTGGTGGCATCAGGATCGTAAACCCGTTTCCTTCTCCCGAGCCGCCCGAAGATAAATCTGCCGTGCACCCGCCAATCGGTTCCGTGGGCGATCTTAAGTCTGGAAATAAGAAAGGGACTGccggaaagaaaggaaagaaaggaggAACAAAATCTGCAGGAAACGGGAAAAGTACGAAAGCGAGGACGAAAGCCAAGGATAAGGAACAGAACGGAAAATGCCCCAGAAAGAAGAAAACTAAAGAGAAGAAGAATTTGGGTATGAAAATGATCACTGTGCAACAAAGAGAGGCCGGGGAAGACTTGGAGCTTAGGACAATATCCCAGGGAGGATTGGAGATGCCGGAGGATGTCCCGGTCCCCCCTACGTTAACTGGGGACAGTCTTTCCGCGATCCGGGCATTTAATACACGGATTCTTAAGGGGAAAATGCCCATCTTAAGCCCTATACCGGAATCCCCTCGGAGCAAGGCAAGTACCCCTCGTGAAGCATATGATTCGGAGACTGTAGAGGATTATGTCAAAATTCAAGACAGCAATGTCAGTGGAAACACTAAATTGGAAGACACGCAGGGAGGTGTTGACAATTCCGCGGGTGTAATGATCGAGGGGGGCCTTGATGTTGTGGACGGTAGACTATTTGATAAGCTAAAGGCGCTTGGATCTTGCCTTCCTGGCTTCTCTCGTAAAGATTCCGATACTCGGTCAGATACAGAAAGTAATGAGGCACTCGATGAATACCCCCAGAGGGACTCAGTGGGGGATCCGCCAAGGGCAAATACGGTAGATATTGTTGATGAATGCGGGTGTCCACGCAATGTACAAGATGAAGCTGATGACGCCATGGAGGAGTTGGTACAGAGGGAGCTCAGTTTACGGGAAAAGGGTGTTTCACTTTCTGGTCAAAAGGAAACAGGTCACGCGAGCTCTAGCATGCAAACCAGGGAACAGTCGCTTGAACATGTCCAAGATTCCAGAGACTTCACGCCTAAATCAATGGAATTAGACATCGAAAGCGATCACGGTTCGTTGGATTCTAGGCCATCTTCAGAAATGAGCTCGCATTATTCGGATACCGATTCCTCGTACAACAGTTGTGGATCGGATTCGCCTCGCCCTTTTTCCTCGGCTTCCTCACTCAATAGCAGTGACACATACATATCGTCACCACGTGACTCGTCACGCGCAGTGACACCCACTCCAGGAAGGGACACGTGCTCGGAAAACTCAGTGGAAATGGACTATTACGAGCGCATGGCCAGAGAAAAGTCCGCAGTCAGCAGCAGTGGTAGCGAAGGCTCATCAACTCTGGCTCACTCTCTTTTGTCCAGTGGTAGTTTGGGGAATATTTCCCAAGGACCCATGGGTAGTTTTTCCAGCGTGACGTCAGACAACTTGGTGCGGAGTCGACTCAGTGCCTCGTCTAGGAGTCCGTGTTCCACCAGCTGCGAAGAGGAGATTGCTTGGAGAAAAGGAAACTTGCTCGGAAAGGGGGCGTTTGGAACG GTTTGGTGTGGACTTACGAATAAAGGAGAGTTGATTGCAGTGAAGCAAGTGGAACTGAACCACAGCAACTGGGATGAAGCGGAGGAG CAATACGAAAAACTCCAAGAGGAGGTGTACTTGCTTAAATCTTTGAAGCACCCAAACATCGTCAA ATTCATTGGGACTTGTTTGGAGGGTGGTGTGGTGAATATATTCATGGAGTTCGTACCTGGTGGTTCCATCGCCTCCATACTTGCACG ATTTGGATGTCTTGATGAACCCGTGTTTAGAAGATATACCAAGCAACTGTTATCCGGGGTATCATATCTCCATGGCAACAACGTCATTCACAG AGATATCAAAGGTGGCAATATTCTTATCATGTCAAGTGGAGTTCTTAAGCTCATTGACTTCGGTTGCGCCAAACGCTTGTACATG aaTCTCAGTATGAGCAGGAGTAACATTCTTCGTTCCATGAAGGGCACACCTTACTGGATGGCACCGGAAGTTATCCGAGAGACTGGGCACGGCCGGAAGTCTGATATATG